One stretch of Euphorbia lathyris chromosome 7, ddEupLath1.1, whole genome shotgun sequence DNA includes these proteins:
- the LOC136200727 gene encoding peroxidase 12: protein MATKLVLLSCLLVASWFLGIEAQKKPPIVNGLSWSFYKSSCPKVESIIKDELKKVFKKDVGQAAGLLRLHFHDCFVLGCDGSVLLEGSAGGPSEQSELPNLSLRKEAFKIVNNLRALVHKQCGPVVSCSDIVAIAARDSVVLTGGPKYDVPLGRRDGVKLAEVNATFANLVGPTANVTTILARLARKGLDTTDAVSLSGGHTIGIGHCNSFTERLYPSQDPTLDKTFANTLKRTCPQVNTDNSTFLDLRSPNTFDNKYYVDLMNRQGLFTSDQDLYTDKRTRQIVIDFAVNQTLFYEKFIIGMIKMGQLDVVTGNSGEIRNDCSFRNSDNYLVSVTDKEDSGSSSEMR, encoded by the exons ATGGCTACTAAACTGGTTTTACTGTCTTGTCTTTTGGTAGCCTCTTGGTTTTTGGGCATTGAAGCTCAGAAAAAGCCCCCGATAGTGAATGGTCTGTCATGGTCATTCtacaaatcaagctgtcctaaagTAGAATCCATTATCAAAGATGAACTTAAGAAAGTTTTCAAGAAGGATGTTGGACAAGCTGCTGGCTTGCTTCGTCTCCATTTCCACGACTGCTTTGTTCTT GGATGTGATGGATCGGTGTTGCTTGAGGGATCTGCCGGTGGACCCAGCGAGCAATCTGAACTTCCCAACTTATCTTTAAGAAAGGAGGCCTTTAAAATCGTCAACAACCTCCGCGCTCTTGTCCACAAGCAGTGTGGCCCAGTTGTTTCCTGCTCTGATATTGTCGCCATAGCTGCTCGCGACTCCGTCGTCTtg ACAGGTGGACCTAAATACGATGTACCATTAGGAAGGAGGGATGGGGTAAAACTCGCAGAGGTAAATGCGACATTTGCTAATCTAGTTGGACCCACTGCTAACGTTACTACAATATTGGCTAGACTAGCCAGAAAAGGGTTGGATACTACTGATGCTGTTTCTCTCTCCGGCGGCCACACTATCGGAATCGGTCACTGCAACTCCTTCACGGAGAGACTCTATCCTTCTCAAGATCCAACTTTGGACAAGACTTTTGCGAACACTCTCAAGCGAACTTGCCCTCAAGTTAACACCGACAACTCTACTTTCTTGGATTTAAGGAGTCCTAACACGTTCGACAACAAGTACTACGTTGATCTCATGAATCGCCAGGGTCTTTTCACTTCCGACCAAGACTTGTATACCGACAAGAGGACTAGACAAATTGTTATTGATTTTGCTGTGAACCAGACTTTGTTTTATGAGAAGTTCATCATTGGTATGATAAAGATGGGTCAATTGGATGTGGTGACAGGAAATTCAGGGGAAATCAGAAATGATTGCTCTTTCAGGAATTCTGATAACTATTTGGTGTCTGTCACGGATAAAGAAGATTCTGGTTCTTCATCGGAGATGAGATGA